A region from the Papio anubis isolate 15944 chromosome 6, Panubis1.0, whole genome shotgun sequence genome encodes:
- the LOC116275317 gene encoding LOW QUALITY PROTEIN: isocitrate dehydrogenase [NADP] cytoplasmic-like (The sequence of the model RefSeq protein was modified relative to this genomic sequence to represent the inferred CDS: inserted 2 bases in 2 codons; substituted 1 base at 1 genomic stop codon), with protein MECGGGREVTIALLPPQGRGVAQSGSIQQASPVPSAPPQAEPSGSARVARLPVHFCSVQISEKFALTGVSSVKPGYVRTINWKQNAGHEKEDFLLAVPFVKTFLGQLQLYPYEISGFCARLHKQKGVLILLRSFKGPSSLGVVRIAASSALQRPSQCHPGTLPPPGSRGKGAVQFKRQSRRDQQEVKISKKKKISGSSVVETQGDEMTQIIWELIQEKLIFPYVELDLHSYDLGIENHDTTNHQVTMDAAEAIKKYNIGVKCATIIPDEKRVEEFKLKQMXKSPNGTIQNIILGGTVFREAIICKNIPQLVSGWVKPTIVGHPAYGDQYRATYFVVPGPGKVELTYTLSDSTQKVTYLVHNLEEDDSVAMGMYNQDKSIKDFAHSSFQMXSKGWPLYLSTXNTILKKYDGRFKDIFLEIYDKQYKSQSEAQKILYEHRLIDDMVVQAMKSEGGFIWACKNYDGDMQSDSVAQGYVTLGMMTSVLVCPHGKTVEAVAAHWTVTRHYHMSQKGQETSTNPIASIFAWTRGLALRAKTDSNKELAFFANALEEVCIETIEAGFMTEDLAACIKGLPSVQCSDYLNMFELMDKLGENLKIKLAQAKLEIHTWAEEDKYLLATRSTGLHFSVSHSRLKAKSIL; from the exons ATGGAGtgtggagggggaagggaggtgaCCATAGCTCTGCTTCCTCCACAGGGAAGGGGAGTGGCCCAGTCTGGCTCCATCCAGCAGGCTTCACCTGTGCCCTCGGCCCCACCACAGGCAGAGCCGTCGGGCTCTGCCCGTGTTGCTAGACTTCCAGTTCACTTTTGTTCAG tTCAGATCTCAGAGAAATTTGCACTAACAGGGGTGAGTTCAGTCAAACCTGGCTATGTGCGAACTATCAACTGGAAACAGAATGCTGGCCATGAAAAGGAGGACTTTCTCCTTGCTGTGCCCTTTGTTAAAACTTTTTTG GGACAGTTACAGCTCTATCCCTATGAAATATCAGGATTCTGTGCAAGATTGCACAAGCAAAAAGGAGTTTTGATACTTTTAAGAAGTTTTAAGGGTCCCAGCAGCTTAGGGGTGGTAAGAATTGCAGCCAGTTCAGCTCTGCAGAGGCCCTCGCAGTGCCATCCTGGAACACTGCCTCCGCCAGGAAGCCGGGGAAAAGGAGCGGTTCAGTTCAAGAGACAGTCACGGAGAGATCAGCAGGAGG tcaaaatatctaaaaaaaaaaaaattagtggcagTTCTGTGGTAGAGACGCAAGGAGATGAAATGACACAAATCATTTGGGAATTGATTCAAGAGAAACTCATTTTTCCCTATGTGGAGTTGGATCTACATAGCTATGATTTAGGCATAGAGAATCATGATACCACCAACCACCAGGTCACCATGGATGCTGCAGAAGCTATAAAAAAGTATAACATTGGTGTCAAGTGTGCCACTATCATCCCTGATGAGAAAAGGGTTGAGGAGTTCAAGTTGAAACAAATGTAGAAATCGCCAAATGGCACCATCCAAAATATTATTCTAGGTGGCACAGTCTTCAGAGAAGCCATTATCTGCAAAAATATCCCCCAGCTTGTGAGTGGATGGGTAAAACCCACCATTGTAGGTCATCCTGCTTATGGGGATCAATACAGAGCAACTTATTTTGTTGTTCCTGGACCTGGAAAAGTAGAGCTAACCTACACACTAAGTGACAGTACCCAAAAGGTGACATACCTGGTACATAACTTGGAAGAGGATGATAGTGTTGCCATGGGGATGTATAATCAAGATAAGTCAATTAAAGATTTTGCACACAGTTCCTTCCAAA GCTCTAAGGGTTGGCCTTTGTATCTGAGCA AAAACACTATTTTGAAGAAATATGATGGACGTTTTAAAGACATCTTTTTGGAGATATATGACAAGCAGTACAAGTCCCAATCTGAAGCCCAAAAGATCTTGTATGAGCATAGGCTCATCGATGACATGGTGGTCCAAGCTATGAAATCAGAAGGAGGCTTCATCTGGGCCTGTAAAAACTATGATGGTGACATGCAGTCAGACTCTGTGGCTCAAGGGTACGTTACTCTTGGCATGATGACCAGTGTGCTGGTGTGTCCACATGGCAAGACAGTAGAAGCAGTGGCTGCCCACTGGACTGTAACCCGTCACTACCACATGTCCCAGAAAGGCCAGGAGACGTCCACCAATCCCATTGCTTCCATTTTTGCCTGGACCAGAGGGTTGGCCCTCAGAGCAAAGACTGATAGCAATAAAGAGCTTGCCTTCTTTGCAAATGCTTTGGAAGAAGTCTGTATTGAGACAATTGAGGCTGGTTTCATGACCGAGGACTTGGCTGCTTGCATTAAAGGTTTACCCAGTGTGCAATGTTCTGACTACTTGAATATGTTTGAGCTCATGGACAAACTTGGAGAAAACTTGAAGATCAAACTGGCTCAGGCCAAACTTGAAATTCATACCTGGGCTGAGGAGGATAAGTATCTTTTGGCAACTAGGTCTACAGGTTTACATTTTTCTGTGTCACACTCAAGGCTAAAGGCAAAAtctattttgtaa